From one Streptomyces spiramyceticus genomic stretch:
- a CDS encoding DUF397 domain-containing protein — translation MRTHHWQKSSYCGEGDACLNVAATMDRPWQKSSHCAQGDSCVHVSAAARTIKLTESSDASGAILSATPTTWAALLHALKENANRV, via the coding sequence ATGCGCACACACCACTGGCAGAAGTCGTCGTACTGCGGCGAAGGTGACGCATGCCTGAACGTTGCCGCAACCATGGACCGCCCATGGCAGAAGTCCTCGCACTGCGCGCAGGGCGATTCCTGCGTCCACGTCAGCGCAGCGGCACGCACGATCAAACTCACCGAAAGCAGCGACGCCAGCGGGGCGATACTTTCCGCCACCCCCACCACCTGGGCAGCCCTCCTCCACGCCCTCAAGGAGAACGCGAACCGTGTCTGA
- a CDS encoding DUF397 domain-containing protein: protein MSDIPADLDWIRAAPEGEEGPGPWIEIAFGPEDLVYLRETREPDNVVTTTQKKWDAFVLGVQAGEFDHFAELDTPEPPPAV, encoded by the coding sequence GTGTCTGACATCCCCGCCGACCTCGACTGGATCCGCGCCGCCCCCGAGGGCGAGGAAGGCCCCGGCCCCTGGATCGAGATCGCCTTCGGGCCCGAGGACCTGGTCTACCTCCGTGAGACGCGCGAGCCGGACAACGTCGTCACGACGACCCAGAAGAAGTGGGACGCGTTCGTACTCGGCGTACAGGCAGGTGAGTTCGACCACTTCGCCGAGCTCGACACCCCAGAGCCGCCGCCGGCCGTTTGA
- a CDS encoding DUF2975 domain-containing protein produces the protein MTGPFDPIHVREVAIDGTAQLAGTATEGQVSLAGTSHADLVLDDPDAPQRLLLALPEIVDSLLIVLILNLLLRMAHTLRDGDVFVPQNARRLRIIGVTALLLGYAVPLLTAVTTDALVSGTPTAEEIPFSYTVSGLPALAALLVLALAEAFTRGAKLRADTEGLV, from the coding sequence GTGACAGGCCCCTTCGATCCGATACACGTCCGCGAGGTCGCAATCGACGGAACGGCGCAGCTGGCCGGCACGGCGACAGAGGGTCAGGTGTCCCTCGCCGGCACAAGCCACGCAGACCTTGTCCTCGACGACCCCGACGCCCCGCAGCGCCTGCTGCTCGCGCTGCCCGAGATCGTCGACAGCCTGCTGATCGTCCTGATCCTCAACCTGCTGCTCCGGATGGCCCACACCCTGCGCGACGGCGACGTCTTCGTACCGCAGAACGCCCGACGGCTGCGCATCATCGGGGTCACGGCACTGCTGCTCGGTTACGCCGTCCCCCTGCTGACGGCGGTCACCACGGACGCCCTGGTGAGCGGAACGCCGACCGCGGAGGAGATCCCCTTCTCGTACACCGTCTCCGGCCTGCCCGCACTCGCCGCCCTCCTCGTCCTCGCTCTCGCCGAAGCCTTCACGCGCGGCGCGAAGCTACGAGCCGACACGGAGGGGCTTGTCTGA
- a CDS encoding helix-turn-helix domain-containing protein: protein MPPEEEHRIKVHLDQLLADRGMTLAELAQRVGVTVVNLSILKNDRAKAIRFTTLTAICRELNCEPGDLLGLRED from the coding sequence ATGCCGCCGGAGGAAGAACACCGGATCAAGGTCCACCTGGACCAGCTTCTGGCGGACCGGGGCATGACTCTGGCCGAGCTGGCACAGCGGGTCGGCGTGACGGTCGTAAACCTCTCCATCCTGAAGAACGACCGGGCCAAAGCGATCCGCTTCACCACGCTGACCGCGATCTGCCGCGAGCTGAACTGCGAGCCCGGCGACCTGCTCGGCCTCCGCGAGGACTGA
- a CDS encoding SCO6880 family protein, which translates to MTTQSQPIAPRRTYLIGRARPNAIVGKNRETGEIALIIAGAFLGMMSGLLVPVLSLRIVLLMGFPLLALMAVYVPFKHRTFYKWFEINRSYKRTLRNGTTYRSAAMEAGVRSDGREVEVGPPPGIGRINWLAAPFGPDEIAVLLHADRRTVTAAIEIEGPGVGLRDSEDQEALVDRFGTLLKHVANGDGFVTRLQMLARTLPADPDAHAKDVAQRGDVHAPGWLQESYDQLQSMVSTSSEQHRAYLVACMHYSRELAAEAHAMARAARPHSGRKLDRDSGLAVVMARELTDICARLAEADIRVRQPLGQGRLASLVHSMYDPDHPIDHIQAMTKRNAWPAELDAMEATYLQAKTRESSTRAPWCHATAWVKEWPMTPVGVNFLAPLLVHTPDVIRTVAVTMDLEPTEVAIERMLTEKTNDEAEASRQAKMNRTVDPRDIAAHGRLDQRGEDLASGAAGVNLVGYITVSSRSPEALARDKRTIRASAGKSYLKLEWCDREHHRAFVNTLPFATGIRR; encoded by the coding sequence TTGACCACCCAGTCCCAACCGATCGCGCCCCGCCGTACGTATCTGATCGGCCGAGCCCGGCCGAACGCGATCGTCGGCAAGAACCGCGAGACCGGCGAGATCGCGCTGATCATCGCCGGCGCGTTCCTGGGCATGATGAGCGGGCTGCTGGTCCCCGTCCTGTCCCTGCGGATCGTGCTGCTGATGGGCTTCCCGCTGCTCGCACTGATGGCGGTGTACGTCCCGTTCAAGCACCGCACGTTCTACAAGTGGTTCGAGATCAACCGCAGCTACAAGCGCACCCTCCGCAACGGCACGACGTACCGCAGCGCCGCCATGGAAGCGGGCGTACGCAGCGACGGCCGCGAGGTCGAGGTCGGGCCCCCGCCCGGCATCGGGCGTATCAACTGGCTCGCCGCCCCCTTCGGCCCCGACGAGATCGCCGTGCTCCTGCACGCCGACCGCAGAACCGTCACAGCCGCCATCGAGATCGAGGGCCCCGGCGTCGGCCTGCGCGACAGCGAGGACCAGGAAGCCCTGGTGGACCGTTTCGGCACGCTGCTGAAGCATGTGGCGAACGGCGACGGCTTTGTGACCCGCCTTCAGATGCTCGCCCGCACCCTCCCGGCCGACCCCGACGCACACGCCAAGGACGTCGCCCAGCGCGGCGACGTGCATGCCCCCGGATGGCTGCAGGAGTCGTACGACCAGCTCCAGTCGATGGTGTCGACATCGAGCGAGCAGCACCGCGCGTACCTCGTCGCCTGCATGCACTACTCCCGCGAGCTGGCCGCCGAGGCCCACGCCATGGCCCGCGCCGCCCGCCCCCACAGCGGCCGCAAGCTCGACCGCGACTCCGGTCTCGCCGTCGTCATGGCGCGCGAGCTGACCGACATCTGCGCGCGGCTCGCGGAGGCCGACATCCGGGTCCGTCAGCCGCTCGGACAGGGACGGCTGGCGTCCCTCGTCCATTCCATGTACGACCCGGACCACCCCATCGACCACATCCAGGCCATGACGAAGCGCAACGCCTGGCCGGCCGAGCTGGACGCCATGGAGGCGACGTATCTCCAGGCCAAGACGCGTGAGTCGTCAACACGCGCACCCTGGTGCCACGCCACCGCCTGGGTGAAGGAGTGGCCGATGACGCCGGTCGGTGTGAACTTCCTGGCGCCGCTGCTCGTTCACACCCCGGACGTGATCCGTACGGTCGCGGTCACCATGGACCTCGAACCCACCGAGGTCGCCATCGAGCGCATGCTGACGGAGAAGACGAACGACGAGGCGGAGGCCAGCCGCCAGGCCAAGATGAACCGGACGGTCGACCCGCGCGACATCGCTGCTCACGGCAGGCTCGACCAGCGGGGTGAAGATCTCGCGAGCGGTGCGGCGGGGGTGAACCTGGTCGGGTACATCACTGTGTCGTCCCGTTCGCCCGAGGCGCTGGCCCGCGACAAGCGGACCATCAGGGCCTCGGCGGGCAAGTCGTATCTGAAGCTGGAGTGGTGCGACCGAGAGCACCACCGGGCGTTCGTCAACACCTTGCCGTTCGCCACCGGCATCCGTCGTTAG
- a CDS encoding ATP-binding protein — protein MRDPLSVLTDAFTSFLFGKVETTRLPVRTSTGQAQAVYLPTAAPGLGDSGVIIGREVYSGKGYIYDPFQLYGQQLPAPHWLVLGESGNGKSALEKTYVLRQLRFKDRQVVVLDAQGEDGAGEWNLIAQQLGITPIRLDPMAALDGGIRLNPLDPAITTTGQLALLRTIIEVAMGHGLDERSGFALKVAHAYVNETIVDRQPVLTDIVEQLRHPEPESAEAMNVDLDDVRAWGLDVALVLDRLVDGDLRGMFDGPTTVGIDLDAPLIVFDLSHIDRNSIAMPILMAIVGVWLEHTWIRPDRKKRIFLVEEAWHIINSPFVAQLFQRLLKFGRRLGLSFVAVVHHLSDVVDGAAAREAAAILKMASTRTIYAQKADEARATGRVLGLPRWAVEIIPTLTPGIAVWDVNGNVQVVKHLITEAERPLVFTDRAMTEASADMIRDDMVSDDMRAAELEAEQRATLIEQQINESNESTVA, from the coding sequence ATGCGAGATCCGCTGTCCGTCCTCACGGATGCCTTCACCAGCTTCCTCTTCGGGAAGGTGGAGACGACCAGACTCCCCGTCCGTACGTCGACGGGGCAGGCCCAGGCCGTCTACCTGCCGACCGCGGCGCCCGGCCTCGGCGACTCGGGCGTGATCATCGGCCGCGAGGTGTACAGCGGCAAGGGGTACATCTACGACCCCTTCCAGCTGTACGGACAGCAGCTCCCGGCGCCGCACTGGCTGGTCCTCGGCGAGTCCGGCAACGGCAAGTCGGCGCTGGAGAAGACGTACGTACTGCGCCAGTTGCGCTTCAAGGACCGGCAGGTGGTCGTCCTGGACGCACAGGGCGAGGACGGCGCCGGCGAATGGAACCTCATCGCGCAGCAGCTGGGTATAACCCCCATCCGGCTCGACCCGATGGCGGCGCTCGACGGCGGAATCCGCCTCAACCCGCTCGATCCGGCGATCACGACGACGGGCCAGCTGGCCCTGCTCCGTACGATCATCGAGGTTGCGATGGGCCACGGCCTCGACGAGCGGTCCGGCTTCGCGCTCAAGGTCGCGCACGCGTATGTGAACGAGACGATCGTCGACCGGCAGCCGGTCCTGACGGACATCGTCGAGCAACTGCGCCACCCGGAGCCGGAGTCGGCGGAAGCGATGAACGTAGACCTGGACGACGTACGGGCCTGGGGCCTCGACGTCGCCCTCGTCCTGGACCGGCTGGTCGACGGTGACCTGCGGGGGATGTTCGACGGCCCGACGACGGTCGGCATCGACCTGGACGCGCCGCTGATCGTCTTCGACCTCTCCCACATCGACCGCAACTCGATCGCGATGCCGATCCTGATGGCGATCGTGGGCGTATGGCTCGAACACACCTGGATCAGGCCGGACCGCAAGAAGCGCATCTTCCTGGTGGAGGAGGCGTGGCACATCATCAACTCGCCCTTCGTGGCTCAGCTCTTCCAGCGGCTGCTGAAGTTCGGCCGCCGACTGGGCCTGTCCTTCGTGGCAGTGGTCCACCACCTGTCGGACGTGGTGGACGGCGCGGCGGCGAGAGAGGCCGCGGCGATCCTCAAGATGGCGTCGACGAGGACGATCTACGCGCAGAAGGCGGACGAGGCACGGGCGACGGGCCGGGTCCTCGGCCTCCCCCGCTGGGCGGTCGAGATCATCCCCACCCTGACGCCCGGCATCGCGGTGTGGGACGTGAACGGCAACGTCCAGGTGGTCAAACACCTGATCACAGAGGCGGAACGACCACTGGTCTTCACGGACCGCGCGATGACGGAGGCCTCGGCGGACATGATCCGCGACGACATGGTCTCCGACGACATGCGAGCCGCGGAGTTGGAGGCGGAGCAGAGGGCGACACTCATCGAGCAGCAGATAAACGAGTCGAACGAATCGACGGTCGCCTGA
- a CDS encoding type VI secretion protein, with protein MHDSERRRAPERGIPDSLLVGLLGFLLALTVLTWLATGLAALFTHGAWPDGVTFTRTPLALRHLMGAPHNIPEAWPDTPADQLSGYGLFWGLLIGELMVLMVLTIFVLGVLARLKVQRAVARERAMAGAGRGAVSGPPTAVENTKADAKLSTQMGAEAESRQETGATPTDRTTPAIPPAPSVQMAPTTATLPSATVHSTPTAPTTPPVPAAVPAPRTPRVLYGSPETRRPSAVQAVLEAEGAVLVVTSDPTVWADTKDARAKLGPVLVYDPGHLCDTPARLHWSPTADCEHPDVAAARAVALLAPVRPQARLDAAMADTAETLLSSWLHAAAVDGRPFRQVHRWAQGSSAHEAVRILRTHPKASSGAAGLLESALTAYPERREVAQELTARALAALSSIHIREACTPNRTDSLTLESFIDEGGTLYVVGEAIEDPKPRPGAMPLLTALASSVVEHGRRMAARSTDGRLDPPMTFVLDDVAAVAPLPLLPELLSTGQDQGLPALVLLRSQEQGRARWPDHPLTTG; from the coding sequence ATGCACGACAGCGAGCGCCGGAGAGCGCCGGAACGCGGAATTCCCGACTCACTGCTGGTCGGCCTGCTGGGATTCCTGCTGGCCCTGACGGTACTGACGTGGCTGGCGACCGGCCTGGCGGCCCTGTTCACCCACGGCGCGTGGCCGGACGGCGTCACCTTCACCCGCACGCCACTGGCCCTGCGTCACCTGATGGGCGCCCCGCACAACATCCCGGAGGCATGGCCGGACACACCGGCGGACCAGCTTTCGGGGTACGGGCTGTTCTGGGGCCTGCTGATCGGCGAGCTGATGGTGCTGATGGTGCTCACCATCTTCGTGCTGGGTGTGCTGGCGCGTCTGAAGGTGCAGCGGGCGGTGGCCCGGGAGCGTGCGATGGCGGGCGCGGGTAGAGGTGCGGTCTCCGGACCGCCGACCGCAGTTGAGAACACGAAGGCGGACGCGAAGCTGAGCACCCAGATGGGCGCCGAGGCGGAGAGCAGACAGGAAACCGGGGCGACGCCCACCGACCGGACCACTCCGGCGATCCCCCCGGCCCCATCGGTCCAGATGGCCCCGACCACCGCGACCCTCCCCAGCGCGACCGTCCACAGCACGCCGACAGCCCCAACAACCCCGCCCGTCCCGGCCGCCGTCCCCGCGCCCCGCACCCCCCGCGTCCTGTACGGCAGCCCCGAGACCCGCCGCCCCAGCGCCGTACAGGCCGTTCTGGAGGCCGAAGGCGCCGTGCTCGTCGTCACCTCCGACCCCACTGTGTGGGCCGACACCAAGGACGCCCGCGCCAAGCTCGGCCCCGTCCTCGTCTACGACCCGGGCCACCTCTGCGACACCCCGGCCCGCCTCCACTGGTCCCCCACCGCCGACTGCGAGCACCCCGACGTGGCAGCAGCTCGGGCAGTAGCGCTGCTGGCGCCCGTACGCCCCCAGGCCCGCCTGGACGCCGCGATGGCCGACACCGCCGAGACGCTGCTGAGCAGCTGGCTGCACGCCGCCGCCGTGGACGGGCGCCCCTTCCGACAGGTGCACCGCTGGGCGCAGGGCAGCAGTGCGCACGAGGCGGTACGTATCCTCCGTACGCATCCCAAGGCGTCGAGCGGCGCCGCGGGCCTCCTGGAGTCGGCGCTCACTGCGTACCCCGAACGCCGTGAGGTGGCCCAGGAGTTGACGGCCCGTGCACTCGCCGCGCTCTCCTCGATCCACATCCGCGAGGCCTGCACCCCGAACCGAACCGATTCGCTCACTTTGGAATCATTTATCGACGAGGGGGGCACCCTTTATGTGGTGGGTGAAGCAATCGAGGACCCCAAGCCGCGCCCGGGAGCGATGCCTCTGCTCACCGCACTAGCATCAAGCGTGGTCGAGCACGGCCGCCGCATGGCCGCACGGTCAACCGACGGTCGGCTCGACCCACCAATGACGTTCGTTCTCGACGACGTCGCGGCCGTGGCACCGCTTCCCCTGCTCCCGGAGCTGCTGTCGACCGGCCAGGACCAGGGTCTGCCTGCGCTGGTCCTGCTCCGCTCGCAGGAACAGGGCCGAGCCCGCTGGCCGGACCACCCCCTGACGACCGGTTAG
- a CDS encoding GNAT family N-acetyltransferase — MEHVIRPVGAGEWEKVRELRLAALQDPVAHLAFLETYEKAVAQPALYWQERTDKAVQGIEVRQFVAEAPDGRWVGSVTAIVERAGAPASFVEAAEVDQVHVVGVFVRPEARGAGLAEELFRAALEWAWSLSEPRIEQVRLFVHERNTRAEALYRKVGFVPSGATAPVPGDASANEREMVVPRPSAS, encoded by the coding sequence ATGGAACACGTGATTCGGCCCGTGGGCGCCGGGGAGTGGGAGAAGGTGCGCGAGCTGAGGCTCGCTGCGCTTCAGGATCCGGTCGCGCACCTCGCCTTCCTGGAGACGTACGAGAAGGCCGTCGCCCAGCCGGCTTTGTACTGGCAGGAGCGTACGGACAAGGCTGTCCAGGGCATCGAGGTACGGCAGTTCGTCGCGGAGGCGCCCGACGGGCGCTGGGTGGGGTCGGTCACCGCGATCGTCGAACGGGCCGGTGCGCCGGCCAGTTTCGTCGAGGCGGCGGAGGTCGACCAGGTGCATGTCGTCGGCGTGTTCGTACGGCCCGAGGCGCGCGGGGCCGGGCTGGCTGAGGAGCTCTTCCGGGCCGCGCTGGAGTGGGCGTGGTCGCTGAGCGAGCCGCGGATCGAGCAGGTCAGGCTGTTCGTGCACGAGCGCAACACACGGGCGGAGGCTCTTTACCGGAAGGTCGGGTTCGTACCGAGCGGTGCGACAGCGCCGGTTCCGGGTGACGCTTCCGCGAACGAGAGGGAGATGGTGGTCCCGCGGCCTTCGGCGTCCTAA
- a CDS encoding MarR family winged helix-turn-helix transcriptional regulator, producing the protein MPETPEPPGLQEPSLDEQIAAYQREYGDLDPQVEKVVSALGRLNRRMNVAYGRQVAALGISNTEWEVLKTLVVSGAPYRLGPGELAKRLGLTPAAMTHRIDRMAADGLVTRDRDEKNRVRVIVELTDEGRAKWLEAMRMASSFEEDLLQDLSGDERASLGDMLIRLLRRVEDAQPDAGGRLTDLD; encoded by the coding sequence ATGCCTGAGACCCCAGAGCCGCCCGGCCTCCAGGAGCCGAGCCTCGACGAACAGATCGCCGCCTATCAGCGGGAGTACGGCGACCTTGACCCCCAGGTCGAGAAGGTCGTCTCGGCCCTGGGCCGCCTCAACCGCCGGATGAACGTCGCGTACGGCCGTCAGGTCGCCGCGCTCGGCATCAGCAACACCGAGTGGGAAGTCCTCAAGACCCTCGTGGTCTCCGGCGCCCCCTACCGCCTGGGCCCCGGCGAACTCGCGAAGCGCCTCGGCCTCACCCCGGCCGCCATGACCCACCGCATCGACCGGATGGCGGCCGACGGCCTGGTCACCCGGGACCGCGACGAGAAGAACCGCGTACGGGTGATCGTGGAGCTGACCGACGAAGGCCGCGCGAAGTGGCTCGAAGCGATGCGGATGGCGTCGAGCTTCGAGGAAGACCTGCTCCAGGACCTGTCGGGCGACGAGCGCGCCTCGCTCGGCGACATGCTGATCCGCCTGCTCCGCAGGGTGGAGGACGCACAGCCGGACGCCGGCGGGCGCCTCACCGACCTGGACTGA
- a CDS encoding MFS transporter: MGAAMHRIQMGNALSAFGVGFTVPYLYVYVAQVRDLGASTAGVVLAVFAVAALIVLPFTGRVIDRRGPLPVLVAAAVTASAGALFMGLSDGVPTALLSAALLGAGTAVMQPALATMIVWCSTPATRTRAFAMQFFLANLGLGIGGLIGGLLVDASRPDSFMLLFSIEAVMFLVLAAIGASVKLPRAAVIPGAMPQDDAGPKGGLRALLKHRAMVQLCGLGFVLFFACYGQFESGLAAYGTEAAGIQPSTLGIALAANTAVIVIAQFVVLRLVERRRRSRVIALVGLIWAFAWIVAGYAGLGHGSQTMATAAFVSTYALFGLGEAMLSPTVAPLVADLAPDSMVGQYNSAFALVKQLALAVGPAVGGPMGASLHAPYILTFIAFSLGISVLALRLGKQLTAAQDRPLPTKSLVVASSAGAGVPEKDLAPAG, translated from the coding sequence ATGGGTGCCGCGATGCACCGGATTCAGATGGGGAACGCGCTGAGTGCGTTCGGTGTGGGGTTCACCGTTCCGTATCTGTATGTGTACGTGGCTCAGGTGCGGGATCTCGGCGCGAGTACGGCAGGTGTCGTGCTCGCCGTGTTCGCGGTGGCAGCCCTGATCGTCCTGCCGTTCACCGGGCGGGTCATCGACCGGCGCGGGCCGCTGCCCGTGCTCGTGGCGGCCGCGGTCACCGCCTCCGCGGGTGCCCTGTTCATGGGGCTTTCGGACGGCGTGCCGACGGCTCTGCTGTCCGCCGCCCTTCTCGGCGCGGGTACGGCGGTCATGCAGCCGGCGCTCGCCACGATGATCGTGTGGTGCTCCACGCCCGCCACCCGTACGCGGGCCTTCGCCATGCAGTTCTTCCTCGCGAACCTCGGCCTCGGCATCGGTGGTCTCATCGGCGGTCTGCTCGTCGACGCGAGCCGGCCGGACAGCTTCATGCTGCTCTTCAGCATTGAAGCGGTGATGTTCCTGGTGCTCGCCGCGATCGGTGCGAGCGTCAAGCTGCCGCGCGCGGCGGTCATCCCCGGCGCCATGCCGCAGGACGACGCCGGGCCCAAGGGCGGGCTCCGGGCGCTGCTGAAGCACCGGGCCATGGTGCAGCTGTGCGGGCTCGGGTTCGTACTGTTCTTCGCCTGTTACGGGCAGTTCGAGTCAGGTCTTGCCGCCTACGGCACCGAGGCCGCCGGGATCCAGCCCTCGACGCTCGGGATCGCGCTGGCGGCCAATACCGCCGTCATCGTGATTGCGCAGTTCGTGGTGCTGCGCCTGGTCGAGCGGCGGCGGCGTTCGCGCGTCATCGCACTGGTCGGGCTCATCTGGGCGTTCGCGTGGATTGTCGCGGGTTACGCGGGCCTTGGGCACGGCAGCCAGACGATGGCCACGGCCGCGTTCGTCTCGACGTACGCCCTCTTCGGGCTCGGCGAGGCGATGCTGTCGCCGACCGTCGCGCCGCTGGTCGCCGACCTGGCGCCGGATTCGATGGTCGGGCAGTACAACTCGGCCTTCGCGCTGGTCAAGCAGCTCGCGCTGGCCGTCGGCCCTGCCGTGGGCGGGCCGATGGGCGCGTCGCTGCACGCGCCGTACATCCTCACCTTCATCGCCTTCTCGCTGGGCATCAGCGTCCTGGCGCTGCGGCTCGGCAAGCAGCTCACGGCGGCTCAGGACCGGCCGCTGCCCACGAAGTCGCTGGTCGTCGCTTCGAGCGCGGGCGCGGGCGTGCCCGAGAAGGATCTCGCGCCGGCCGGCTGA
- a CDS encoding ATP-binding SpoIIE family protein phosphatase: MNFTRWSARLPGTQRRAAARTDRGAVPAARGEYGRQPAHGSDEPGEGSLPVLAGLSVREILGSVPALVALVYGPEHRVAYVNDAYAAAFGHREPGDPAASALPELEELGLLPLLDQVLRSGTPRTVKSRKVPKGGSYTITCTPIEIPGSETQGPGEDDGTDGTEGSGTEDSGSESRGSEGHGSEGGVLIFATDVTDHAEAAERLRASERRLRETAVTLQRSLLPQELEQPDDLRIAATYQPGGTDAAVGGDWYDVITLGAGRTALVIGDVMGRGVRAAAVMGQLRTAVRAYARLDLPPHEVLQLLDGLAAEIDASQIATCAYAVHDPNEGRLVYASAGHLPILVREEDGTVRRAEDHTGPPLGTGGWLHTSGTIALPPGSTAVLYTDGLVERRREDIDEGVAALERALSGATGTPQVVCDRLIRALGVTADHDDDVAVLVLQHPTRTGQDAELFHNAALELLGGIEAAPRARAFATGVLASWRFPMELCDLGVLAASELVANSLQHGTPPMRLRLRRTDRRLIIEVTDGDDHLPRRRRAEPVDEAGRGISIVATIASSWGSRRTPGGGKAVWCEFALPTA, encoded by the coding sequence GTGAACTTCACGCGCTGGAGCGCCCGGCTCCCCGGAACGCAGCGCCGCGCGGCAGCGCGGACCGACCGCGGCGCCGTGCCGGCAGCCCGAGGTGAGTACGGCAGGCAGCCCGCGCACGGGTCGGACGAGCCCGGAGAAGGCTCCCTGCCCGTCCTTGCGGGCCTCTCCGTCCGCGAGATCCTCGGCAGCGTCCCCGCCCTGGTCGCTCTCGTGTACGGCCCGGAGCACCGCGTCGCGTACGTCAACGACGCCTACGCCGCAGCCTTCGGCCACAGAGAGCCCGGCGACCCCGCCGCCAGTGCCCTGCCCGAGCTCGAAGAACTGGGCCTGCTCCCGCTCTTGGACCAGGTCCTGCGCAGCGGTACGCCCCGCACCGTCAAGTCCCGCAAGGTGCCCAAGGGCGGCTCGTACACGATCACGTGCACGCCCATCGAGATCCCGGGCAGCGAAACGCAGGGACCCGGCGAAGACGACGGAACAGACGGAACCGAAGGCAGCGGAACAGAAGACAGCGGATCCGAGAGCCGCGGATCCGAGGGCCACGGATCCGAGGGCGGCGTCCTCATCTTCGCCACCGACGTCACCGACCATGCCGAGGCCGCCGAGCGGCTGCGCGCCAGCGAGCGCCGCCTGCGCGAGACCGCCGTAACCCTCCAGCGCTCGCTCCTCCCGCAGGAGCTGGAGCAGCCCGACGACCTCCGCATTGCAGCCACATACCAGCCAGGCGGTACGGACGCTGCGGTCGGCGGCGACTGGTACGACGTCATCACCCTCGGCGCCGGCCGTACGGCCCTGGTCATCGGCGACGTCATGGGCCGCGGCGTACGCGCCGCCGCCGTCATGGGCCAGCTCCGCACAGCGGTCCGGGCGTACGCCCGCCTGGACCTCCCGCCCCACGAGGTCCTTCAGCTCCTCGACGGTCTGGCCGCCGAGATCGACGCCAGCCAGATCGCCACCTGCGCGTACGCCGTCCACGACCCCAACGAGGGCCGCCTCGTCTACGCGTCGGCCGGCCACCTCCCGATCCTCGTCCGCGAAGAGGACGGCACGGTCCGCCGCGCCGAGGACCACACGGGCCCTCCGCTCGGCACCGGCGGCTGGCTCCACACCTCGGGCACGATCGCCCTTCCGCCCGGCTCCACCGCTGTCCTCTATACGGACGGTCTCGTCGAGCGCCGCCGCGAGGACATCGACGAGGGCGTCGCCGCACTGGAGAGGGCCCTGTCCGGCGCCACCGGCACACCCCAGGTCGTCTGCGACCGCCTCATCCGCGCGCTGGGCGTCACCGCCGACCACGACGACGACGTAGCCGTCCTGGTCCTCCAGCACCCCACCCGCACGGGCCAGGACGCCGAGCTCTTCCACAACGCCGCGCTGGAGCTCCTCGGCGGCATCGAGGCGGCACCCAGGGCCCGCGCCTTCGCGACGGGAGTCCTCGCCTCCTGGCGTTTCCCGATGGAGCTCTGCGACCTGGGCGTACTGGCGGCGAGCGAGCTCGTCGCCAACTCCCTCCAGCACGGCACCCCGCCGATGCGCCTGCGTCTGCGCCGCACCGACCGCCGCCTGATCATCGAGGTGACGGACGGCGACGACCACCTGCCGCGCCGCCGGCGCGCCGAACCGGTGGACGAAGCGGGCCGCGGCATCTCGATCGTCGCGACGATCGCCTCGTCCTGGGGCAGCCGCCGTACGCCGGGAGGCGGCAAGGCGGTCTGGTGCGAATTCGCACTGCCCACGGCCTGA